In the genome of Microbacterium paraoxydans, the window GCGCAGAAAGACCCGGCGTGGTCGATCCTCGACATCCGTCTGGATGATCCCACCGACCTCCGCGAGGCGTCGAGCAGTGCCGGCTTCCGCCGCATCGCCGATCGGTTCCACGCGGACATCTGCGAAGCGCTGCCGGCGACAGCCGACGCGGAGCGGGTCGCCGACGACCGCGCGATCGTCATCATCCACGGAAGCGACGAGGCGGTGCGGTTCCACCTGCGGGCGATCCTGGCATCCGTGTCGATCATCGATCTGGAGGCGCCTGCGAGCGGGATCCGCTCCTCCGCCAGCATCGGCTGGGCGACGGCAGCCGTCGCGGGATACGACTACGGCACACTCGTCGCGGCGGCGGCATCCGCGGCGGAACGGGCGCGCGACGCCGGCGGGGATCAGTGGAAGCGGGCGCAGGAGTCGGATCTGACCGCCGTCTGAGCTCGCGTTCCGCGTCAGCCGAACAGCCTCTTCACCGTATCGAGGTGCTCGCGGGTCAGGGCGCCGGCTGTCCGGGGGTCGCGCGCGGCGATCGCATCGCCGATACGCCCGTGCGCGTCCTGGTCGGCGGCGTCGCCGTGATGGCCGCGGATGCGCAGCATGTCGATCATGGCCTGCAGCGAGCGCGGGGCGAAGCCGTCGAACAGCTCTCGCAGCACGGGATTGCCGGAGGCGACGACGACGGCCCGGTGGAAGGCCATGTCCGCCTCGACGTGCGCGCGGATGTCCGTGCGTCGACGGTCGCGTTCGGCGAGCGTGCGCCTCAGCTCGTCCAGGTCGGCCGCGGTCCGGCGCTCCGCAGCGAGCGCCGCGGCCTCGACTTCGATCGCGGTGCGGGCCTCGAGGACCGCGATGATGTCGGCGCGGTCGAGGACGGCATCCCAGGTCGGGGCGGGCTCGACGGCCGTGACGAAGACGCCCGCGCCCTGGCGGGTGGCGAGCACACCGCGCCCGGCCAGGATGCGGATCGCCTCCCTGGTCGTCGACCTTCCGACCCCCAGTTGCGGAGCGAGCGTGGTCTCGCCGGGCAGCTTCCCGCCGACCTCCCATTCGCCGGCTCCGATCCGGGCGAGGAGCAGCTCGGCGGCCTGTTCGGCGAGGGATTCGCGGCGCACGGTCGTCATGGGTCCATTCTCGCAGGTGACTCGACTGCTCTGCTTGTCTGAGGAGTTGTGCTAGGTTCTCCCTATGCGCACATCCGGGTTCCTCCTCCTTCGTCGCCACGACGGGGTCTAGTCAGACCGGCTCCCCGTCG includes:
- a CDS encoding FadR/GntR family transcriptional regulator, translated to MTTVRRESLAEQAAELLLARIGAGEWEVGGKLPGETTLAPQLGVGRSTTREAIRILAGRGVLATRQGAGVFVTAVEPAPTWDAVLDRADIIAVLEARTAIEVEAAALAAERRTAADLDELRRTLAERDRRRTDIRAHVEADMAFHRAVVVASGNPVLRELFDGFAPRSLQAMIDMLRIRGHHGDAADQDAHGRIGDAIAARDPRTAGALTREHLDTVKRLFG